Proteins co-encoded in one Gossypium arboreum isolate Shixiya-1 chromosome 11, ASM2569848v2, whole genome shotgun sequence genomic window:
- the LOC108471834 gene encoding (+)-delta-cadinene synthase isozyme XC14-like — MSNQKRPLANFHPNIWGDVFLSSPTTNVDAKTKLQHEELKEEVKRMIKVAMDDELLHKLRLIDTIKRLGVSYHFEREIEEVLLNIYEHDYKDDQTLETTSLQFRLLRENGFSVPSDEFNKFKDDDGNFNMSLTSDVKGLLELYEASHLRVHGEDILEEALGFTTTHLGLAKAAGTIEYPLSALVSHALYQPIRRGLPRLEARRFISIYPDDVSPNKVLLKFAELDFHLLQILHGEELSKISRWGKSLDIPTKLPFVRDRLVERYFWILGAYFEPQYSFAREILAKAVVIITIMDDIYDAYGTLEELQLLTNAIKRWDADYMDQFPEYMKLIYKPLLDFYGELEEKMINQGKSYRVKYAKDTVGVCDGVGGDAWENGSGLGGA; from the exons ATGTCCAACCAGAAGCGTCCCTTAGCCAACTTTCATCCTAACATTTGGGGGGATGTTTTCCTTTCATCTCCAACAACG AACGTTGATGCTAAAACTAAACTACAACATGAAGAACTGAAAGAAGAAGTAAAGAGGATGATTAAGGTAGCCATGGATGATGAGTTACTCCACAAATTGCGTTTAATTGATACAATCAAACGGTTGGGTGTGAGTTACCATTTTGAAAGAGAGATAGAAGAAGTATTGCTTAATATTTATGAGCATGACTATAAAGATGACCAAACTCTCGAGACTACTTCTCTTCAATTTCGATTGCTTAGAGAGAATGGATTTAGTGTTCCTTCTGATGA GTTCAACAAGTTCAAAGATGACGATGGAAACTTTAACATGTCCTTAACAAGTGATGTGAAAGGCTTACTAGAATTATATGAAGCTTCACATTTACGTGTGCATGGGGAAGATATACTTGAAGAAGCTCTTGGTTTCACCACCACTCATCTTGGTTTAGCCAAAGCTGCTGGCACTATCGAATATCCCCTTTCAGCCTTAGTCTCCCATGCTCTATACCAACCCATCCGCAGGGGATTGCCAAGGTTGGAGGCTAGGCGATTCATTTCAATTTACCCAGACGATGTTTCACCTAACAAAGTGCTGTTGAAGTTTGCAGAGTTGGATTTCCACTTGTTACAAATTTTACACGGGGAAGAGCTAAGCAAGATCTCAAG GTGGGGGAAAAGTTTAGACATACCTACAAAACTACCTTTTGTTCGAGATAGATTGGTAGAACGTTATTTTTGGATATTGGGAGCTTATTTTGAGCCACAATACTCTTTTGCTAGGGAGATATTAGCAAAAGCAGTAGTCATAATAACAATAATGGATGACATATATGATGCATATGGCACACTTGAAGAACTTCAACTCCTCACGAATGCAATTAAGAG GTGGGATGCTGATTATATGGATCAATTCCCAGAATACATGAAGTTAATTTACAAGCCATTGTTAGATTTTTATGGGGAATTGGAGGAGAAAATGATTAATCAAGGAAAATCATATCGTGTCAAATATGCAAAAGATACG